DNA sequence from the Salvelinus alpinus chromosome 7, SLU_Salpinus.1, whole genome shotgun sequence genome:
AGTATGGTGAACCTAATAAAGTGGACACTGAGTGTAGATATCACAAATAACTCATTTTTgagcagtgtctgtctgttatACGTTTGATCAATGGGTATAATGGTAAATCTGATCCCCAAGGTCCTCATAGGCTCACTTGGATATATAGAGTTGGAGGTAAAGAAAACAACATGAAACTAGGACTTTAAAACACTGGCAGAATTCTTTCATCCACATAAAATATGTCTTTTAAAGTATAAATACCCTTCTAAGTCTTTCTGGATGTTTTAAAAGGTTTGCAAATAGTTCTTTCTGCAAGGAATGTGAATTGAAAGGGATATGGCAATACCTATGTAGGTGATGTAATTTCTCCACTGGTATAATGGGTATAATGTGTGGTAGTTGCACACCTCCCTGCTGAATTATGTAGAGCTGATTTGGGCCAGTTGATATTTTTTTCCATGATCTTTTgtgaaaaaacacattttcacgtAGGCTTTGTGCTAGCAgtttaagagagaaagagagcaaataGCATAGGGACAGCCTGGTTGAAGTCCTAGTTTTTAATGGTTAGTGCCAGTAGATTGCAGAGGGTTTCACATACAGTTCAGAGGCAAATCACAATGTATACATTTAGCCCAAAAACAAAACATGTGCCGTCCACTTCTTATATTAGTACTTTTTTTTGTTATCCACCATCTGGTATCTTTCAATACCCatgctaatatatatatatatatatatatatacacacatacagtatacacgtacactaccgttcaaaagtgtagggtcacttagaaatgtccttgttttttaaattaaagCAAAAAAacattgtccattaaaataacatcaaattgatcagaaatacagtgtagacattgttaatgttgtaaatgacttttgcagctggaaacggctgatttttaatggaatatctacataggcatacagagacccattatcagcaaccatcactcctgtgttccaatggcacgttgtgttagctaatccaagtttatcattttaaaaggctaattgatcattagaaaacccctttgcaattatgttagcacagctgaaaactgttgtgctgattaaaggaGCAATAAAACTATCCATCTttcgactagttgagtatctgaagcatcagcatttgtgggttcaattacaagCTCACATAGAATATCCTtcttttctcagaacaagaatagactgattatgttcagaagaaagttttgtttctggccattttgagcctgtaacaatgtctacactgttattttaatggacataaaaatgtgcttttctttcaaaaacaaggacatgtctaagtgaccccaaacttttgaatggtagcgcATGTTATGGTTCACTTTTAGTTTTCCTCATCTCCACTGTAGAATGTCCATGTTGATCCTCTTGGTTGTCTTGGTCCTCTAGATCCATCCATCGGTCTTCTTCATTAGGCAGGCCTGACCACTTCATTCCGTAGTTTTTTCCTGTAATCTAATTTAATAGGACTTCAGATGCAGAATTTTCTGTCAGGCCCCTTCTAATAGGGTATAACAGACTCGTTAGAACTTTGAACACACACCCTCTAGATGGCCTACATGCCCTCTATCAAATAAAAACTGGAATTTTTACTCAAAACAAAAGTTataaaagtatgctagacatttatagaatgaATCATATCTAGTTTGATGATTGTGACAAacggtgaattagttattgatttttaCAGTTTTAAATGGCTTTTGACGAATGTCTGTTGAATGACTGATGAATGTCCGAATATGTGAATATAAAACCAATTTTACCTCGGTAGATTATCCTGATTAAAATGGTGTCCAACTTGAAAAAAATCTGaatatacacattgcgagatatttggGAAAATAGACAGACATGCCTATATTTCCCTATAGGAAACAATGGGACAACCTCAGAGTTCCATGAGTCATTTTttgttatttacatttttaaCTACCAGCAATGTGGgcaggtctcattgccaacaatagcAAAGTGGGGATTGTGACGTAGAACAGGGTGAAAAATGCCCTAAAGGCAGGCCTGTTTTTTCGTGACTACTTCAAAACTACGGCAAGCAGCTGGGACATATGGTAATATTATGAAACAGGGCTCCACAGCAGATGCAATGAACTAGTTGTtatcagaaaaaacattgttaaAAAGTTTAAGAGACCGAAAGAGAAATTCATGTTCaattgtgtcaaaggctttacagaagtccaaaaataaaacaacagcatCTGAGTCAATTGCATCTGAATAATCTAAAAGAGCTAAACGAATGTTGGAGTTTATGTGACGGCCCTTCATAAATCCTGTTCGAGTCGCATTTATAATTGTATCTATTCCTTTCTTTAATCTATTGGCATAATCCAGAGCAATCAATTTGTAATCAATATTTAATAACGTAATTGGTCTCCAATTGTCAATGAGAGAAGGGTCTTATCAGGCTTCGGAATCAGTGAAATAAGGCCCTGTTTCATAGTGGAGACCATTTAATCATTTTCAATGCAATGTTGAAACATGTTAAAAATAGGTCTTCTAGTAATTCCCAAAACTGCCTATAGAATTCAACTGACAGACCATCAGGgaatgtctgcatacttgatctgcggAAACATTGGTGAAGTGCGTGGGCTCTCCTCGACGGGAGAAGTTTGTCTGGCTCATTGTAGTTAAAATGGTAATAATGGTATTTTTGCCTTTCTCACAGTGCCTCGGTCAAAGCAGATATGGAAGTCAAACTGAAAGCACTTGAGTGTCACTTCACATGGGGCATAATGAAGGCTCACATTAAGGACCTGGACAGCCTCCCTGAAAAGCTCCTGGATCGCATCATGAGGTTTACCACGCCGAAATACCATGCCACATATTTCAACTTACTAGCGTTCCTGAGCCACCTGGAGGAAAATAATGTTAGTGCTCTTGAGTATCTCCACAAGGCTGAGAGTGCATTGAAGGACAGACAGGATGATACAGAGTTACTGGTGACCTATGCTAACTTTGCATGGGTTCACTATCACTCAGGAAACCTTGATGATGTGGATGCCTACATTGGAAAGCTGGAAATCATCAATGAGGGAATTCCAAGTGCCTTAATTATTCAAGGCAGCTTACCTTCCGTACATGGTGAGAAAGGTTGGAGTCTTCTCAGGTTTGGGGGATTATTTTATAAGAGGGTAAAAGAGAGCTTCCAGAAAGCTCTTGAGGGGGAACCAGACAATGCTTCTTTCAATATGGGCTATGCCCTGGTCCTGTACAGGTTGGAGGGCATGGTCAAGAATAAGAGAGTGAGTTCAGTGATGACTGCAGCTGCCAACCAGCTAAGGAAGGCCTTATCCTTGGAGCCTGATAACTCTGAACTTATGGTCCTCCTAGCTCTGAAACTTCAAAAAAATCAAGAAAACAAACTTGAGTCCTTGAAACTCACCAAAGAGGCCCTCAGGCTGTCACCTGACGTGCCTCATGTACTGCGTTATGTGGCCAAATATTTCAAAAATGAGGGCTCCATCAATGAGTGCCTACAGGTTTTGGGGAAAGCTCTGGAACTGTCTCCAAACTCTCACTTCCTCCATCACCAAATCGGCCTGTGTCACAAACAGCAGCTCATCCAGATGTTCGAGCAGAAGAGGAAAGGGGGACAGATAAAAGCGAAGGTGGAGGTCTGCATCTGTCACTTCTCCAGAGCCGTGGATCTGAAGCCCTCCAACATCCACGCCAGGGTGAACCTGGCAGAGGCCTACGGGAACAACTACCAGCTGGAAGAGGCGATGCAGATATTCACTGTCCTTTTAGAGGACAAGTCCCTCAGTGACTCAGACAAGCAGCACTGCTACACCGCCTTCGGCACGTTTCTTTTCTACAAGAAGAGAGACGAGGATGGCGCTGTGACACAATTCAAAAAGGCCTACCAGATTCCGATTGAGAGTTGGGACAGGAAGCAGGCTGGGAAGAGGCTGAATCAGATCGCAGAGAGGTGGCAGGCTAACAAGAAGAGAGTTGGCGAGGCCTCTGAGATTTTGTCGTTCCTCAAACAGGAGAAGTAGTCTGAGGACACAGACATCCTGACAGATTCTTTCGGCAAAGGAATGAAATTCAAATGATATACGTAGCTATAACACAATGCATGGCTTACATTGAAACACtgctcaaatcaaactttatttgtcacgtgccgaatacaacaagtatagactttaccgtgaaatgcttacttacaagcccttaaccaacagtgcagttcaatgcTGGATGCATTTTCATGTTTTTAATGGTGAAGTTCAAGTTGGGAGTACGCATCTCTGGCTGTACGCttctttttatttaatttaaaagttgcaaagaaaatttCAGTTCAAATGTATTACTTTCGGAAAACATATGTTTCTATGTCTTAAGATGTGTCATGTAGTGTCACAAAGCCATGTAGTGTCACAAAACCATGTAGTGTCACAATTGTACCGTATTGAAGAGGCTTCATGATAAATcttgcaataaaaaaaaaaatacttgtaAGTGTTATTCTAATTTCCAAATTTGGTTATTCATCATGTAAATAAGCATTGTTCAAAAACAACGAGTGATTGTAGAGTCGCTAGTGTTGAAAAAACAATTTGAATATATACTCGCTGGAAAATAATATTTCTACAAtcatctcctctctaccccttttATGACCTTCTCCTTTCCTCCTTTATATAGTACACAGCGCCAGTACGTGGTCAATCATTGCATCACAGGAATTATCTTCATGCAGGTTTGAGTAAATTGTTGATAGCACTGCTTTTCTATTCACGGTTTGAAAACTTTTGTCACGTGATGATCGCAGGTCAGTAGACTATATACCACCATCTTTGTTAGGCTACAGTGCAAAATGTTAATAAATTACCTGTTGTCACTTGTCAGAATGGAAACTTTGGCAATACAGCTACGCATCAGTTTCGGTTTCCTGTCTTTTGCGAATTGCAGAAGCCCTATATATTGCCAGGGAGTGAGTTGTTGAGGCTGTGTAAGCTACGTCCGCGTACTGGTGCAATACAAAAAACAACTCGCTGTATTCAACAAGATGAGGTAAGAATTTTACCTCCGAAAATTAGACAGGATCTCTTGgtgcaaaataaatatatacagtattacatttttattgtatttcatcaatgaATTGAAGGCACACTTTGGCATCACCTGTGATATTTCTGTCTTTGAAATCATGATTTATTTAGCGTATACTACCATTTGTGTAATTTCGTATTGTTAATAACTAGAATTTGTATAATCGATTTGACATGACACAATAATAATCCGTGTGGTGTGCTGCTTCAgtttaatttacattttatttatccAGAGTGACAATTATTGCTGGAAATTAAAGGTGCCAGTTGACAGGTGGACTACACACGAAAAATGATTAATATAATTACCACAAcatatatgaagaaaaaaaacatcacGAAAATAGGACATTCGTGTAAAGCATTCGTGTAAGTGGTGTGAAAGgatagagaggaggcagatagtGTTACTCTAATTTCTGAAGTTGGTTATTCATAATGAAAATAAGCATTGTTCAAACACAACGAGTGATTGTAGAGTCATTAGTGTTGAAAAAACGATTTGAATATTTACTCGCTGGAAAATTATATTTCTACAAGCATCTGCTCTCTACCCCTTATTTGGCCTTCTCCTTTCCTCCTTTATATAGTACACAGCGCTAGTACGTGGTCAATCATTGCAGCACAGGAATTCTCTTCATGGAGGCATTCTTACTGAATACGGTGTTGAGAGCACTGCTTTTCTATTCACGGTTTAGAAACGTTTGTAACATGATGATCGCAGGTCAGTAGACTATATACCACAATATTTTGTATGCTACAGTGCAAAAGGTTCCTAAATGGCGTATTGCCGGAATGGAGACTTTGGCAATACAGCTACGCATCAGTTTCGCTTTCCTGTCTTTTGCAAGTTGCAGAATGTATTGCCAGGGAGTGAGTACGTTCGGCTATGTAGGCTACGTAGGCTACGTCCGCGTACTTGTGCAAAAAACAACTCGCTGCATTCAACAAGATGAGGTAAGAATTTTACTCCGAAAATAAGACAGGATCTTTTGTTGCGATATAaatatattgtaatgaaacagcagggagcaggtcttttatttatttattttagctttataggcaggtcagttaagaacaaattcttattttcaatgacggcctaggaacagtgggttaactgccttgttcaggggcagaacgacagatttgtaccttgtcagctcggggattcgaacttgcaacctttcgattactagtccaacgctctccAACGTTACAATATGTAAcatttttattgtatttcatcaatgaATTGAAGGCACACTTTGGCATCACCTGTGATATTTGTCTTTGAAAATGATTTATTTAGCGTATACTACCATTTGTGTAATTTCGTATTGTTAATAACTATAATTTGTATAATCGACTTGACATAACACAGTAATAATCCGTGTGGTGTGCTGCTTCAGTTTAATtcaatttacattttatttatccAGAGGGACAATTATTTCTGGAAATTAAAGGTGACAGTTGACAGGTGGACTACACATGAAAAAGGATTAATATAATTACCACA
Encoded proteins:
- the LOC139580907 gene encoding interferon-induced protein with tetratricopeptide repeats 5-like isoform X2 gives rise to the protein MSASVKADMEVKLKALECHFTWGIMKAHIKDLDSLPEKLLDRIMRFTTPKYHATYFNLLAFLSHLEENNVSALEYLHKAESALKDRQDDTELLVTYANFAWVHYHSGNLDDVDAYIGKLEIINEGIPSALIIQGSLPSVHGEKGWSLLRFGGLFYKRVKESFQKALEGEPDNASFNMGYALVLYRLEGMVKNKRVSSVMTAAANQLRKALSLEPDNSELMVLLALKLQKNQENKLESLKLTKEALRLSPDVPHVLRYVAKYFKNEGSINECLQVLGKALELSPNSHFLHHQIGLCHKQQLIQMFEQKRKGGQIKAKVEVCICHFSRAVDLKPSNIHARVNLAEAYGNNYQLEEAMQIFTVLLEDKSLSDSDKQHCYTAFGTFLFYKKRDEDGAVTQFKKAYQIPIESWDRKQAGKRLNQIAERWQANKKRVGEASEILSFLKQEK
- the LOC139580907 gene encoding interferon-induced protein with tetratricopeptide repeats 5-like isoform X1, translated to MEVKLKALECHFTWGIMKAHIKDLDSLPEKLLDRIMRFTTPKYHATYFNLLAFLSHLEENNVSALEYLHKAESALKDRQDDTELLVTYANFAWVHYHSGNLDDVDAYIGKLEIINEGIPSALIIQGSLPSVHGEKGWSLLRFGGLFYKRVKESFQKALEGEPDNASFNMGYALVLYRLEGMVKNKRVSSVMTAAANQLRKALSLEPDNSELMVLLALKLQKNQENKLESLKLTKEALRLSPDVPHVLRYVAKYFKNEGSINECLQVLGKALELSPNSHFLHHQIGLCHKQQLIQMFEQKRKGGQIKAKVEVCICHFSRAVDLKPSNIHARVNLAEAYGNNYQLEEAMQIFTVLLEDKSLSDSDKQHCYTAFGTFLFYKKRDEDGAVTQFKKAYQIPIESWDRKQAGKRLNQIAERWQANKKRVGEASEILSFLKQEK